Sequence from the Acidobacteriota bacterium genome:
CGTTCATACCACTTCTCTTATCTGTGCTTCATGTCATGAATATAAAAATAATAATGGAGTTCTTATTCTTGGAACATACAGTGAATGGAAAAATGGACCCTACAATAAAGAAGGAGTAATATGTCAAAACTGTCATATGCCAGCAGCTCCCGGATACGCGGTGAAGGAGAGTATAAAGAGACCAACGAAGAAATGGATAAATCTTCATGATATATCTGGCAGTCATTCGATAATTCAATTAAAAAAAGCTGTTTCAATCAGAATCTTGAAGACTGAAAGAGTAAATAATATGGTCTATGTTGAGGTTGTGATGGAGAATGTTGGATCAGGGCATATGATTCCAACAGGAATTCCATCCAGAAAACTAATTTTATACGTCAGTGTTAAAACAAAAAGTATGGAATATCCAAAAATAATTAGAAAAGAGTACTTTAAACTTCTTGTTGATGAAAAGGGAAAAGAAATTCAAAAGGATTATGATTTTTTTTACAGTGCAACAAAAGTTTTGATGGATAACAGGTTAGGTCCAAAGGAAAAAAGAATAGAAAAATTTGAATTTTATAGTATTCCTGAAAATGAAAAAGTAGATGTAAGGGCATGGGTTTCCTATCTTTATTTGCCGAGTATATTTAAAAGTGAAAAAATCGAATTTGAAATGTCATCCGATGAAAAAAAATTAATAAAAAAATAAATGAATGGATATAATAAAGTCATTATTTAAATTAACATTATTGGCTCTATTTTTATTTATAGTGAGTAAGTTCTTTATTTTTAAAAAAGAGGAAGTCTTATTTGAACAGCCGATAAATTTCAATCATTCTATTCATATAAGTCAGGGGATGGGTTGTGAGGATTGCCATCAATATGTGAAAAAAGAGGAATTTGCTGGGATTCCAAATATTGAGACATGTGAATCCTGTCATTCAGACTCGCTTTCAGAAAGCTCAGAAGAAAAAAAACTTATTGATTCTATTAAAGGAAGAAATCCAATTAAATGGGTAAAGGTTAATAATCTTCCAGACCATACATATTTTTCCCATAGAATCCATGTGGTGACTGGAAAAATAAATTGTAG
This genomic interval carries:
- a CDS encoding multiheme c-type cytochrome, which encodes MKKIIIIFLLIIFTLLISFRITAETKKSQLKKVNFENSKKCGECHKDIYNYWKNSLHSMSITDPIFEASYLEAYKETEGKAKYLCVVCHAPIAAISEDYEIKKDISKEGINCDFCHSIKDINLNQNIPFIIETGKIKYGPLYNVESPEHPASFSSVHTTSLICASCHEYKNNNGVLILGTYSEWKNGPYNKEGVICQNCHMPAAPGYAVKESIKRPTKKWINLHDISGSHSIIQLKKAVSIRILKTERVNNMVYVEVVMENVGSGHMIPTGIPSRKLILYVSVKTKSMEYPKIIRKEYFKLLVDEKGKEIQKDYDFFYSATKVLMDNRLGPKEKRIEKFEFYSIPENEKVDVRAWVSYLYLPSIFKSEKIEFEMSSDEKKLIKK
- a CDS encoding cytochrome c3 family protein, producing MDIIKSLFKLTLLALFLFIVSKFFIFKKEEVLFEQPINFNHSIHISQGMGCEDCHQYVKKEEFAGIPNIETCESCHSDSLSESSEEKKLIDSIKGRNPIKWVKVNNLPDHTYFSHRIHVVTGKINCSECHGNMEERKNAVNKPYREFSMKWCISCHVKKTADVDCIVCHR